One part of the Francisella adeliensis genome encodes these proteins:
- a CDS encoding 3-hydroxybutyrate dehydrogenase translates to MSVKNKVVIITGAASGLGLGMAVEFAKQGAKVVIADLDLQKSQTVATELSDKFKTKTLAVEMDVTSEDQVNTAIDKVVDIFGRIDTVINNAGIQIISPIVDFGVSAWKKLFDIHMTGTLIVTQAAMKHMIRLKTGGRIIVVGSVHSVLASKNKSAYVAAKHAQVGFVKALAKEGAEHNISSNLIGPGFVMTPLVEKQIPEQAKELDISEEEVIKNVMLGGTVDGEFTSVQDIADVAIFLAGFKTNALTGQKMIVGHGWGM, encoded by the coding sequence ATGTCAGTAAAAAATAAAGTAGTAATAATTACAGGTGCAGCTTCTGGTCTTGGACTTGGTATGGCAGTAGAATTTGCAAAACAAGGTGCAAAAGTGGTGATCGCTGATTTAGATTTACAAAAATCACAAACTGTAGCAACTGAACTATCTGATAAATTCAAAACCAAAACTCTTGCAGTAGAGATGGATGTAACGAGTGAAGATCAAGTAAATACTGCTATAGATAAAGTAGTAGATATCTTTGGTCGTATAGATACTGTTATCAATAATGCAGGTATTCAAATAATCTCGCCTATCGTAGATTTTGGTGTGAGTGCATGGAAGAAGCTTTTTGATATTCACATGACAGGTACTCTAATAGTTACTCAAGCTGCTATGAAGCATATGATTAGACTAAAAACTGGAGGTAGAATTATAGTTGTGGGATCTGTGCATTCTGTACTAGCCTCTAAGAATAAGTCTGCTTATGTAGCAGCTAAGCATGCACAAGTTGGTTTTGTAAAAGCATTAGCAAAAGAAGGTGCTGAGCATAATATCTCTTCAAACCTAATTGGACCTGGATTTGTGATGACTCCTCTTGTTGAAAAACAAATTCCAGAGCAAGCAAAAGAGTTAGATATCTCCGAAGAGGAAGTTATCAAAAATGTAATGCTTGGTGGTACTGTAGATGGTGAATTTACATCTGTTCAAGATATTGCAGACGTAGCTATATTCTTAGCAGGTTTTAAAACTAATGCTTTAACAGGTCAAAAAATGATAGTTGGTCATGGTTGGGGAATGTAA
- a CDS encoding acetoacetate decarboxylase, which produces MKIEDVKKNVFSMPLVSPTANRIDYKFTNREYFIIDYLADIDILKKFVPEPLKPTGLVKFEFMKMHDSNGFGSFNEAGQLIEVELDGKKGLYSHIMLLDNLPSIAAGREIWGFPKKYAHPTLVVDEDTLLGTIRYGNIDVAFGTMGYKYQEVDKAVVKKSLEETPNFLLKTIPHVNGKDVSICQLVKYHAKDVTIKGAWTAPADLQVFNHVQAALHHLPVKEILKGSHFIADVTLGFGEIVYDYLK; this is translated from the coding sequence ATGAAAATAGAAGATGTAAAAAAGAATGTTTTTTCAATGCCATTAGTATCTCCAACAGCTAATAGAATTGACTATAAGTTCACAAATAGAGAATATTTTATAATTGATTATCTAGCGGATATTGATATTTTGAAAAAGTTTGTTCCAGAACCTCTTAAACCCACTGGTCTTGTAAAGTTTGAATTTATGAAAATGCATGACTCTAATGGTTTTGGAAGTTTCAATGAGGCTGGTCAACTTATAGAAGTTGAGCTTGATGGTAAAAAAGGCTTATATTCACATATAATGTTGTTGGATAATCTTCCATCTATAGCTGCTGGTCGAGAAATTTGGGGTTTCCCTAAAAAATATGCTCACCCTACTCTTGTAGTTGATGAAGATACGCTATTAGGTACTATTAGATATGGCAATATTGATGTTGCTTTTGGTACAATGGGGTATAAATATCAAGAAGTAGATAAAGCTGTAGTTAAAAAATCACTAGAAGAAACACCAAATTTTTTACTTAAAACTATCCCTCATGTAAATGGGAAAGATGTAAGCATATGCCAGCTTGTAAAATATCATGCAAAAGATGTAACTATAAAAGGTGCATGGACAGCCCCAGCTGATTTACAAGTATTTAATCATGTTCAGGCCGCTCTTCATCACTTACCAGTTAAAGAAATCTTAAAAGGCTCTCATTTTATTGCAGATGTAACTTTAGGATTTGGTGAGATTGTCTACGACTATCTAAAATAA